A genome region from Thermoanaerobacterium xylanolyticum LX-11 includes the following:
- a CDS encoding adenine phosphoribosyltransferase, with the protein MTLEDVKSLIREIPDFPKEGIGFKDITPVLKDKDAFVFSIDMLADAVKDRNADLIAGPEARGFLFGAPLAYKMGLGFVPVRKPGKLPAETVNYQYELEYGVDSLEIHKDAISKGQRVIIVDDLLATGGTIYAAAKLIEELGGIVDCILFLTELTFLNGRKKLEGYDVISLIKF; encoded by the coding sequence ATGACGTTAGAAGATGTTAAATCACTTATAAGGGAGATACCGGATTTTCCGAAAGAAGGAATTGGTTTTAAAGACATAACACCTGTTTTAAAGGATAAAGATGCGTTTGTGTTTTCAATAGACATGTTAGCTGATGCCGTAAAAGATAGAAATGCTGATTTGATTGCAGGTCCAGAGGCCAGAGGCTTTTTGTTTGGAGCACCATTGGCATATAAAATGGGATTGGGATTTGTGCCTGTTAGGAAACCTGGGAAGTTACCTGCTGAAACAGTCAATTATCAATACGAGCTTGAGTACGGTGTGGATTCATTGGAGATACACAAAGACGCTATTAGCAAAGGGCAGAGAGTTATTATTGTCGATGATTTATTGGCAACTGGCGGTACAATATATGCTGCAGCGAAGTTAATTGAAGAATTGGGCGGTATTGTCGATTGTATATTGTTCTTGACAGAATTGACTTTTTTAAATGGACGTAAAAAGTTAGAAGGTTATGATGTCATTTCATTGATAAAGTTTTAA